Proteins encoded by one window of Candidatus Aminicenantes bacterium:
- the rpsR gene encoding 30S ribosomal protein S18: MQTRSSSPEGKPQKKYYSVRKKYCAFCKDKVTLVDYKNFKNLENYISETGRMFPARVSGTCAYHQKQLAKAIKRARQMALIKFSEEKRGY, from the coding sequence ATGCAGACGAGAAGTAGTTCCCCTGAAGGCAAGCCCCAGAAAAAATACTATTCGGTACGCAAGAAGTACTGCGCCTTTTGCAAGGACAAGGTCACGCTGGTCGACTACAAGAATTTCAAGAACCTGGAAAACTACATTTCCGAGACCGGGCGCATGTTCCCGGCCCGGGTCAGCGGCACCTGCGCCTACCATCAGAAGCAGCTCGCCAAGGCCATCAAAAGGGCGCGGCAGATGGCGCTGATCAAATTCAGCGAAGAGAAGCGGGGCTACTAA